In Aggregicoccus sp. 17bor-14, the following are encoded in one genomic region:
- the ribF gene encoding riboflavin biosynthesis protein RibF, with amino-acid sequence MTETSPDARGPDSFRVFHSAPEARARGAGEGSAVALGNFDGVHLGHQALFAEARRHGPAFAFTFQPHPGKVLQPDLAPKLITLLPRKLELFARCGLAGAIVQPFSRDYARTPPREFEAALLDALGARHLVVGSDFTYGQARGGSVATLRQAAAERGASVHVVAPVTVDGVVASSSKVREYILEGRVGAAQRLLGRPFDLDGTVVPGAGRGRGIGFPTANVDTQNELRPAPGVYAIRVGLLEPEGAAGPGSVRAVSRWHPGAANIGVKPTFGGSEVTIEAHLLDFSGDLYGRELRVQFLERLRPEQRFGSVAELAGQIKRDIEAARTVIARADD; translated from the coding sequence ATGACGGAGACCTCCCCAGACGCGCGCGGCCCCGACTCCTTCCGTGTCTTCCACTCGGCCCCCGAGGCGCGCGCGCGCGGGGCGGGCGAGGGCAGCGCGGTGGCGCTGGGCAACTTCGACGGGGTGCACCTGGGGCACCAGGCCCTGTTCGCCGAGGCGCGCCGCCACGGCCCCGCCTTCGCCTTCACCTTCCAGCCGCACCCGGGCAAGGTGCTGCAGCCGGACCTGGCCCCCAAGCTCATCACGCTGCTGCCGCGCAAGCTGGAGCTGTTCGCGCGTTGCGGGCTCGCGGGCGCCATCGTGCAGCCCTTCAGCCGCGACTACGCGCGCACCCCGCCGCGCGAGTTCGAGGCGGCGCTGCTGGATGCGCTGGGCGCGCGCCACCTCGTGGTGGGCAGCGACTTCACCTACGGCCAGGCGCGCGGCGGCAGCGTGGCCACCCTGCGGCAGGCCGCGGCCGAGCGCGGGGCGAGCGTGCACGTGGTGGCGCCCGTCACGGTGGACGGCGTCGTGGCCTCCTCCTCCAAGGTGCGCGAGTACATCCTCGAGGGAAGGGTGGGCGCGGCGCAGCGGCTGCTCGGGCGCCCCTTCGACCTGGACGGCACCGTGGTGCCGGGCGCGGGGCGCGGGCGGGGCATCGGCTTTCCCACCGCGAACGTGGACACCCAGAACGAGCTGCGCCCGGCGCCCGGCGTGTACGCCATCCGGGTGGGGCTGCTCGAGCCGGAGGGGGCCGCGGGCCCGGGCAGCGTGCGCGCCGTGTCCCGCTGGCACCCGGGGGCGGCGAACATCGGGGTGAAGCCCACCTTCGGCGGCAGCGAGGTGACCATCGAGGCGCACCTGCTGGACTTCAGTGGGGACCTGTACGGCCGCGAGCTGCGGGTGCAGTTCCTCGAGCGGCTGCGGCCGGAGCAGCGCTTCGGCTCGGTGGCGGAGCTCGCGGGGCAGATCAAGCGCGACATCGAGGCTGCCCGCACGGTGATCGCCCGAGCAGACGACTGA
- the pilB gene encoding type IV-A pilus assembly ATPase PilB yields the protein MSGRLGELLVRENLISVQQLRKAQEEQQKSGARIGTALIKTGAIEESKLTDFLSKQYGVPAINLKDFDIDPEIIKLVPKEVAEKHLVIPVNRAGPSLIVAMCDPSNIYAVDDLKFLTGYNIEAVVASEVSIREALERYHAEKGPSLEDLVGEVTEDVEVAQAEDEANIAEMARAADDAPVVKLVNLILLDAIKKGASDIHIEPYEKDFRVRFRIDGVMYEVMRPPQKLKQAITSRLKIMAELDISERRLPQDGRIKIKIGGGKEMDFRVSVCPTLFGEKVVMRLLDKSNLQLDMSKLGFDPQPLAWFKEAIDRPYGMVLVTGPTGSGKTTTLYSALSALNEVGTNLCTAEDPVEFNFAGINQVQMHEDIGLNFAAALRSFLRQDPDIIMIGEIRDFETAEIGIKAALTGHLVLSTLHTNDAPGTVSRLLNMGIEPFLVTASLNLILAQRLCRRLCNACKKPAENVEEQALIDAGVPPEKLGTFTLFQKNGCRECNDRGYRGRVAVYEVMPFWDGLKELVINGGSAAELKQEAIRLGMSSLRMSALAKMMAGVTTLDEVVANTGPDRF from the coding sequence ATGTCCGGTCGACTCGGTGAACTGCTGGTCCGCGAGAACCTCATCTCGGTGCAGCAGCTGCGCAAGGCGCAGGAGGAGCAGCAGAAGTCGGGCGCGCGCATCGGCACGGCGCTGATCAAGACCGGCGCCATCGAGGAGTCGAAGCTCACCGACTTCCTCAGCAAGCAGTACGGGGTCCCTGCGATCAACCTCAAGGACTTCGACATCGACCCCGAGATCATCAAGCTCGTGCCGAAGGAGGTGGCCGAGAAGCACCTGGTGATCCCGGTGAACCGCGCGGGGCCCTCGCTGATCGTGGCGATGTGCGACCCCTCGAACATCTACGCGGTGGACGACCTCAAGTTCCTCACCGGCTACAACATCGAGGCGGTGGTCGCGAGCGAGGTGAGCATCCGCGAGGCGCTCGAGCGCTACCACGCGGAGAAGGGCCCGAGCCTCGAGGACCTCGTGGGCGAGGTGACCGAGGACGTGGAGGTCGCCCAGGCCGAGGACGAGGCGAACATCGCCGAGATGGCGCGCGCCGCGGACGACGCGCCCGTCGTGAAGCTGGTGAACCTCATCCTGCTGGACGCCATCAAGAAGGGCGCGAGCGATATCCACATCGAGCCGTACGAGAAGGACTTCCGGGTGCGCTTCCGGATCGACGGCGTGATGTACGAGGTGATGCGCCCGCCGCAGAAGCTCAAGCAGGCCATCACCAGCCGCCTGAAGATCATGGCGGAGCTGGACATCAGCGAGCGCCGGCTCCCGCAGGACGGCCGCATCAAGATCAAGATCGGCGGCGGCAAGGAGATGGACTTCCGCGTCAGCGTGTGCCCCACGCTGTTCGGCGAGAAGGTCGTGATGCGCTTGCTCGACAAGAGCAACCTGCAGCTGGACATGTCCAAGCTGGGCTTCGACCCGCAGCCGCTCGCCTGGTTCAAGGAGGCGATCGACCGCCCCTACGGCATGGTGCTGGTGACGGGCCCCACGGGCTCGGGCAAGACCACGACCCTGTACTCGGCGCTCTCCGCCCTCAACGAGGTGGGCACCAACCTGTGCACCGCGGAGGACCCGGTGGAGTTCAACTTCGCCGGCATCAACCAGGTGCAGATGCACGAGGACATCGGCCTGAACTTCGCCGCCGCCCTGCGCAGCTTCCTGCGCCAGGACCCGGACATCATCATGATCGGCGAGATCCGCGACTTCGAGACCGCGGAGATCGGGATCAAGGCGGCGCTCACGGGCCACCTGGTGCTCAGCACGCTGCACACCAATGACGCGCCGGGCACGGTGAGCCGCCTCCTGAACATGGGCATCGAGCCCTTCCTCGTGACGGCCTCGCTCAACCTCATCCTCGCCCAGCGCCTCTGCCGCCGCCTGTGCAACGCGTGCAAGAAGCCCGCGGAGAACGTGGAGGAGCAGGCGCTGATCGACGCCGGCGTGCCGCCCGAGAAGCTGGGCACCTTCACCCTGTTCCAGAAGAACGGCTGCCGCGAGTGCAACGACCGCGGCTACCGCGGCCGCGTGGCGGTGTACGAGGTCATGCCCTTCTGGGACGGGCTCAAGGAGCTGGTGATCAACGGCGGCAGCGCCGCCGAGCTCAAGCAGGAGGCGATCCGCCTGGGCATGAGCAGCCTGCGCATGTCCGCGCTCGCCAAGATGATGGCCGGCGTCACCACCCTCGACGAGGTCGTGGCCAACACCGGTCCGGACCGCTTCTAG
- a CDS encoding tRNA (guanosine(46)-N(7))-methyltransferase TrmB, which yields MARPPLLPDPVGLHLMQLEAPPDWDAEFGFPGPLELEIGSGAGGHALEYCRRNPGVRFVAFEWRKKYARDTKARGDKLGLKNLRVLEADARDHVPLLFADGSLSAIHLQFPDPWWKRAHFKRAVIQPDFTRLLMDKLRPGGLFDLRTDVEDRARQMLAVLEAAGFENPLGKGAFHPYDPEEVPSTRERRYLVSGEPVYRARLRKPA from the coding sequence ATGGCCCGCCCTCCCCTGCTCCCCGACCCGGTCGGCCTGCACCTGATGCAACTCGAGGCCCCGCCGGACTGGGATGCCGAGTTCGGCTTCCCGGGCCCGCTGGAGCTGGAGATCGGCAGCGGCGCGGGCGGCCACGCGCTCGAGTACTGCCGGCGCAACCCGGGCGTGCGCTTCGTGGCCTTCGAGTGGCGCAAGAAGTACGCGCGCGACACGAAGGCGCGCGGCGACAAGCTGGGCCTGAAGAACCTGCGCGTGCTCGAGGCGGACGCGCGCGACCACGTGCCCCTGCTCTTCGCGGACGGCTCGCTCTCCGCCATCCACCTCCAGTTCCCGGACCCCTGGTGGAAGCGCGCGCACTTCAAGCGCGCGGTCATCCAGCCGGACTTCACCCGGCTGCTGATGGACAAGCTGCGCCCCGGGGGCCTCTTCGACCTGCGCACGGACGTGGAGGACCGCGCCCGCCAGATGCTCGCGGTGCTGGAGGCCGCGGGCTTCGAGAACCCGCTGGGCAAGGGGGCGTTCCACCCCTATGACCCGGAGGAGGTCCCCTCCACGCGCGAGCGGCGCTACCTGGTGAGCGGCGAGCCGGTGTACCGCGCGCGCCTGCGCAAGCCCGCCTAA
- a CDS encoding helix-turn-helix domain-containing protein, whose amino-acid sequence MRRARPPSELGLTGRDVRRLDKALHAARDARHFRRLLAVKLVAEGKTVAEAARLSAMSRPAVYAWVERYVQRRRPEALEDAPRAGRPREAQALSAERLRALVAKSPTECGWASGGWTVPLLCAHLAHEGCSVSCRTLRRRLHEAHLAWKRPRYVYALAAPHLAQKKGGLFAV is encoded by the coding sequence ATGCGACGAGCACGCCCTCCAAGCGAGTTGGGGCTGACGGGACGCGACGTGCGGCGGCTGGACAAAGCGCTGCACGCAGCCCGGGACGCGCGGCACTTTCGCCGCCTGCTGGCGGTGAAGCTGGTGGCGGAGGGCAAGACTGTGGCCGAGGCCGCGCGCCTCTCGGCCATGAGCCGGCCGGCGGTGTACGCGTGGGTTGAGCGCTATGTGCAGAGGCGCCGCCCCGAGGCGCTGGAGGACGCGCCGCGCGCGGGGCGCCCGCGCGAGGCGCAAGCCTTGAGTGCCGAGCGCCTGCGCGCGCTGGTGGCGAAGAGTCCTACGGAGTGTGGCTGGGCCAGTGGCGGCTGGACGGTGCCCCTCTTGTGCGCGCACCTGGCCCACGAGGGCTGCAGCGTGAGCTGCCGCACGCTGCGCCGCCGCCTCCACGAGGCGCACCTCGCCTGGAAGCGCCCGCGCTACGTGTACGCGTTGGCTGCGCCCCACCTGGCGCAGAAAAAGGGGGGCTTGTTCGCCGTATAA
- a CDS encoding nitrogen regulation protein NR(II), with the protein MPSSRPALVSPDELLRKLTWLTVFRTVATTLSMVAIAARLLSGPPRDLTREELLAFALLGAVYVLTLVYGLLLRQGRGGKFSAYAQVVGDVALATGLVYVTGCADSPFIFTYSLAVVAASILLFERGARTAAALSSVAYVAMVLLAQAGWLHPPDGGAHLPPGRLFFVLGSHVLAQFLIAVLAGYLSRQLLATGGQLSATTADLQQLAALQRQILASMPSGLITSGEHGRITFINPAARALLGLEEGAETDEQLERFLPGVQGLGPHARRRELAVQTPHGLRTLGLTITPLESGDQALLIVFQDLTDLRRMEAALRRADALASLGTLSAQLAHEIRNPLAAMRGSAQMLAQDLAEQPAQARLLSIVLREADRLSRLVEEFLRFARPPRPARQVVNLASLVEETLEMLRADPLATDVVLGGQVAAVEAEVDPDQMRQVLLNLLRNALQATGAGGEVRVQLEASGGEARLRVWDSAGSVPAEDLVRIFEPFVSSRPGGTGLGLSTAHAIVQAHGGMIEVTSSPQAGTEFTITLPLDTAEASRAHPGR; encoded by the coding sequence GTGCCATCAAGTAGGCCTGCGCTCGTCTCTCCCGACGAGCTGCTCCGCAAGCTGACCTGGCTCACCGTGTTCCGCACGGTGGCCACCACCCTGTCGATGGTGGCGATCGCGGCGCGGCTGCTGTCGGGCCCTCCCAGGGATCTGACGCGCGAGGAGCTGCTCGCGTTCGCGCTGCTGGGCGCGGTCTACGTCCTGACGCTCGTCTACGGGCTGCTGCTGCGCCAGGGCCGCGGCGGGAAGTTCAGCGCCTACGCGCAGGTGGTGGGCGACGTCGCGCTGGCGACGGGCCTCGTCTACGTGACGGGCTGCGCCGACTCGCCGTTCATCTTCACGTACTCGCTGGCGGTGGTGGCGGCGTCCATCCTGCTCTTCGAGCGGGGGGCGCGCACTGCCGCCGCGCTCTCCTCGGTCGCGTACGTGGCGATGGTGCTGCTCGCGCAGGCGGGCTGGCTGCACCCTCCCGACGGAGGGGCGCACCTGCCGCCGGGCCGGCTGTTCTTCGTGCTCGGCAGCCACGTGCTGGCGCAGTTCCTCATCGCGGTGCTCGCGGGCTACCTCTCGCGCCAGCTGCTGGCGACGGGTGGGCAGCTCTCGGCGACCACGGCGGACCTGCAGCAGCTCGCCGCCCTGCAGCGGCAGATCCTCGCGAGCATGCCCAGCGGGCTCATCACCAGCGGCGAGCACGGGCGCATCACCTTCATCAACCCGGCGGCGCGGGCGCTGCTCGGGCTGGAGGAGGGGGCCGAGACGGACGAGCAGCTGGAGCGCTTCCTGCCGGGCGTCCAGGGCCTGGGCCCGCACGCGCGACGCAGGGAGCTGGCGGTCCAGACGCCCCACGGGCTGCGCACGCTGGGGCTCACCATCACCCCGCTCGAGAGCGGCGACCAGGCGCTGCTCATCGTCTTCCAGGACCTCACGGACCTGCGGCGCATGGAGGCCGCCCTGCGCAGGGCGGACGCGCTGGCCTCGCTGGGGACGCTGTCCGCCCAGCTGGCGCACGAGATCCGCAACCCGCTGGCCGCGATGCGGGGCTCGGCGCAGATGCTCGCGCAGGACCTCGCGGAACAGCCGGCCCAGGCGCGGCTGCTCTCCATCGTGCTGCGCGAGGCGGACCGCCTCTCGCGCCTGGTGGAGGAGTTCCTGCGCTTCGCCCGCCCGCCGCGCCCCGCGCGCCAGGTGGTGAACCTGGCCTCGCTCGTCGAGGAGACCCTCGAGATGCTGCGCGCCGACCCCCTGGCCACGGACGTCGTGCTCGGCGGGCAGGTGGCCGCGGTCGAGGCCGAGGTGGACCCGGACCAGATGCGCCAGGTGCTGCTCAACCTCCTGCGCAACGCGCTCCAGGCCACGGGAGCGGGCGGCGAGGTGCGGGTCCAGCTGGAGGCGAGCGGCGGCGAGGCGCGGCTGCGGGTGTGGGACTCCGCGGGGAGCGTGCCCGCGGAGGACCTCGTCCGGATATTCGAGCCCTTCGTCTCCAGCCGGCCCGGCGGGACAGGGCTCGGCCTGTCGACTGCGCACGCCATCGTCCAGGCCCACGGCGGAATGATCGAAGTAACCTCTTCGCCCCAGGCCGGGACGGAGTTCACCATCACCCTGCCGCTCGACACCGCCGAGGCCTCCCGTGCGCATCCTGGTCGTTGA
- a CDS encoding type II secretion system F family protein — protein sequence MAAPAQKTAPKKSTAQFLWEAKTRGGEVKKGEMEAMDAAAVDARLKSLGMTPTKVRKKGILDADLSTMPGLGGVTGKDILVFVRQFATMIDAGLPLVQCLDILASQMDNPAFKKVVYAIKTKVEGGSTFAEALKEHPKVFDELFVQLCAAGEVGGILDNILNRLAQYREKAEKLKRKVKSAMTYPVIVLCVAVGVVALLLLKVTPTFAKMFSDFGSALPGPTQFVVDMSEWLQAYIFHLMGSIAAVIFSMVYFYRHPKGRRISDKVMLKMPVLGPVLRKVAVARFTRTLGTMISSGVPILDALDVTAKTAGNRTVEDAILYVRTKISEGKNIAGPLLETKVFPSMVVQMIGVGEATGAMDTMLNKIADFYDDEVDTAVAGLTAMIEPIMMVFLGGIVGGFLIAMYLPIFSIAGAIK from the coding sequence ATGGCAGCGCCGGCGCAGAAGACCGCACCCAAGAAGAGTACGGCCCAGTTCCTCTGGGAGGCGAAGACTCGCGGCGGTGAGGTGAAGAAGGGCGAGATGGAGGCCATGGACGCGGCCGCCGTCGACGCACGCCTGAAGTCCCTGGGCATGACGCCCACCAAGGTGCGCAAGAAGGGCATCCTGGATGCGGACCTCTCCACGATGCCGGGCCTGGGCGGCGTCACCGGCAAGGACATCCTCGTCTTCGTGCGCCAGTTCGCCACGATGATCGACGCGGGCCTGCCGCTGGTGCAGTGCCTCGACATCCTCGCGAGCCAGATGGACAACCCGGCCTTCAAGAAGGTCGTGTACGCCATCAAGACCAAGGTGGAGGGCGGCAGCACCTTCGCGGAGGCGCTCAAGGAGCACCCCAAGGTGTTCGACGAGCTCTTCGTGCAGCTGTGCGCGGCGGGCGAGGTCGGCGGTATCCTCGACAACATCCTCAACCGGCTCGCGCAGTACCGGGAGAAGGCGGAGAAGCTCAAGCGCAAGGTGAAGAGCGCCATGACCTACCCGGTCATCGTGCTCTGCGTCGCGGTGGGCGTGGTGGCGCTGCTGCTGCTCAAGGTCACGCCGACCTTCGCCAAGATGTTCAGCGACTTCGGCAGCGCGCTGCCCGGCCCCACCCAGTTCGTGGTGGACATGTCCGAGTGGCTGCAGGCCTACATCTTCCACCTGATGGGGAGCATCGCGGCGGTCATCTTCTCCATGGTGTACTTCTATCGCCACCCGAAGGGCCGGCGCATCTCGGACAAGGTCATGCTGAAGATGCCCGTGCTCGGGCCCGTGCTTCGCAAGGTCGCCGTGGCGCGCTTCACCCGCACGCTGGGCACGATGATCAGCTCGGGCGTGCCCATCCTGGACGCGCTCGACGTGACGGCGAAGACCGCCGGCAACCGCACGGTGGAGGACGCGATCCTCTACGTCCGGACGAAGATCTCCGAGGGCAAGAACATCGCGGGGCCGCTGCTCGAGACCAAGGTGTTCCCCTCGATGGTGGTGCAGATGATCGGCGTCGGTGAGGCCACCGGCGCCATGGACACCATGCTGAACAAGATCGCCGACTTCTACGACGACGAGGTCGACACCGCGGTCGCGGGCCTCACGGCGATGATCGAGCCGATCATGATGGTGTTCCTCGGCGGCATCGTCGGTGGCTTCCTCATCGCGATGTACCTCCCCATCTTCTCCATCGCCGGTGCCATCAAGTAG
- a CDS encoding diguanylate cyclase, with product MAGAPHSLKDAPGDAPGGAPRRPAGPTAAPELAGRRVLIVDDEPAMVALVRSGLAPQGYAFFEAANGAEALRAVREHRPDLIVMDVEMPGLGGVEVCRIIKANASESGFGFIPVILMTARQAANRVEGLEIGADDYLIKPFDMLELSARVKSMLRLKALQDALVEKNRELDRANKELDRRREELLALSRTDALTGLSNRRYFEERLAVEFARSSRYRSPIALVMLDIDHFKGLNDRYGHPFGDQVLRAVAQVARERLRDTDLLARYGGEELVALLPETGLREASGVAERVRAGIEALRVPFVAAAAGVPGAPAPERISVGCTASLGAASFPARGVDEPQDLVRAADDALYAAKESGRNRVCLHEE from the coding sequence ATGGCCGGCGCTCCGCACAGCCTCAAAGATGCGCCCGGTGATGCGCCCGGCGGCGCCCCCCGGCGCCCCGCGGGCCCCACCGCCGCGCCCGAGCTCGCGGGCCGCCGCGTGCTCATCGTGGACGACGAGCCCGCCATGGTCGCGCTCGTGCGCAGCGGGCTCGCGCCGCAGGGCTACGCCTTCTTCGAGGCGGCCAACGGCGCCGAGGCCCTGCGCGCGGTGCGCGAGCACCGGCCGGACCTCATCGTGATGGACGTGGAGATGCCGGGCCTGGGCGGCGTGGAGGTGTGCCGCATCATCAAGGCGAACGCCTCGGAGAGCGGCTTCGGCTTCATCCCGGTCATCCTGATGACGGCGCGCCAGGCGGCCAACCGCGTGGAGGGCCTGGAGATCGGCGCGGACGACTACCTCATCAAGCCCTTCGACATGCTCGAGCTGAGCGCGCGCGTGAAGTCCATGCTGCGGCTCAAGGCGCTGCAGGACGCGCTGGTGGAGAAGAACCGCGAGCTGGACCGCGCGAACAAGGAGCTGGACCGGCGGCGCGAGGAGCTGCTCGCGCTCAGCCGCACGGACGCGCTCACCGGCCTGAGCAACCGGCGCTACTTCGAGGAGCGGCTGGCGGTGGAGTTCGCCCGCTCCAGCCGCTACCGCTCCCCGATCGCGCTGGTGATGCTGGACATCGACCACTTCAAGGGGCTCAACGACCGCTACGGCCACCCCTTCGGGGACCAGGTGCTGCGCGCGGTGGCGCAGGTGGCGCGCGAGCGGCTGCGCGACACGGACCTGCTCGCGCGCTACGGCGGCGAGGAGCTGGTGGCGCTGCTGCCCGAGACCGGCCTGCGCGAGGCGAGCGGCGTGGCGGAGCGGGTGCGCGCGGGCATCGAGGCGCTGCGCGTGCCCTTCGTCGCGGCGGCCGCGGGCGTCCCGGGTGCCCCCGCGCCCGAGCGCATCTCGGTGGGCTGCACCGCTTCGCTCGGCGCCGCCTCCTTCCCGGCGCGCGGCGTGGACGAGCCCCAGGACCTGGTGCGCGCCGCGGACGACGCGCTCTACGCGGCGAAGGAGTCGGGCCGCAACCGGGTGTGCCTACACGAGGAGTGA
- a CDS encoding PilT/PilU family type 4a pilus ATPase — protein sequence MANLHQLLKAMVEKGASDLHITTGSPPQLRVDGELVPLKTAPLTPVETKQLCYSILTDAQKHKFEEDNELDLSFGVKGLSRFRANIYMQRGAVAGAFRTIPFKILTFQELGLPPIVGELVKKPRGLILVTGPTGSGKSTTLASMIDKINTDRHEHIMTIEDPIEYLHPHKNCLVNQREVGADTRNFKTALKYILRQDPDIVLVGELRDLETIEAALTIAETGHICYATLHTNSCVQTINRVLDVFPPYQQPQVRAQLSFVLEGVMSQALVARNNSPGRVLALEVMVPNAAIRNLIREDKVHQIYSQMQVGQQKYGMQTFNQALAALLARRIISQDEAFGRSSDPEELRNIMAQTGGQMAPGQRPASQAPGR from the coding sequence GTGGCCAACCTGCACCAGCTGCTGAAAGCGATGGTCGAGAAGGGTGCTTCCGACCTGCACATCACCACCGGGTCCCCGCCGCAGCTGCGCGTGGACGGTGAGCTGGTGCCGCTCAAGACCGCGCCGCTCACGCCCGTGGAGACGAAGCAGCTCTGCTACTCCATCCTCACGGACGCGCAGAAGCACAAGTTCGAGGAGGACAACGAGCTGGACCTGTCCTTCGGAGTGAAGGGCTTGAGCCGCTTCCGCGCGAACATCTACATGCAGCGCGGCGCGGTGGCGGGCGCCTTCCGCACCATCCCCTTCAAGATCCTCACCTTCCAGGAGCTGGGCCTGCCGCCGATCGTGGGCGAGCTGGTGAAGAAGCCGCGCGGGCTCATCCTGGTCACGGGGCCCACGGGCTCGGGCAAGAGCACCACGCTCGCGTCCATGATCGACAAGATCAACACCGACCGTCACGAGCACATCATGACGATCGAGGACCCGATCGAGTACCTGCACCCGCACAAGAACTGCCTCGTGAACCAGCGCGAGGTGGGCGCGGACACGCGCAACTTCAAGACGGCGCTCAAGTACATCCTGCGCCAGGACCCGGACATCGTGCTGGTGGGCGAGCTGCGAGACCTCGAGACCATCGAGGCGGCGCTCACCATCGCGGAGACGGGCCACATCTGCTACGCGACCCTGCACACCAACAGCTGCGTGCAGACCATCAACCGCGTGCTGGACGTGTTCCCGCCCTACCAGCAGCCGCAGGTGCGCGCGCAGCTGTCCTTCGTGCTCGAGGGCGTGATGAGCCAGGCGCTGGTGGCGCGCAACAACTCGCCGGGCCGCGTGCTCGCGCTCGAGGTGATGGTGCCCAACGCCGCCATCCGCAACCTCATCCGCGAGGACAAGGTGCACCAGATCTACTCGCAGATGCAGGTGGGCCAGCAGAAGTACGGCATGCAGACCTTCAACCAGGCCCTGGCGGCGCTGCTCGCGCGGCGGATCATCAGCCAGGACGAGGCCTTCGGCCGCTCGAGCGACCCCGAGGAGCTGCGCAACATCATGGCCCAGACGGGCGGCCAGATGGCGCCTGGGCAGCGGCCGGCCAGCCAGGCGCCCGGTCGATAA
- a CDS encoding transposase, translated as MSDATILRWFPPLRSAWAPEGQQAQVLITGENAKRTLWGALNPRTGHRIVTASRGCTQEAFMDFLRALRRAYPGRPILLLLDRASCHTAQKAQALAKRLDIHLLWLPKQHPELSCMDQLWRALKQYVSSNRQYPGIELHVDAAVLWLLSLTRTEALRKAGALAKGFWLRDLLENFWLPT; from the coding sequence GTGTCCGACGCCACCATCCTGCGCTGGTTTCCGCCGCTGCGCTCAGCCTGGGCCCCCGAAGGGCAGCAGGCCCAAGTCCTCATCACCGGCGAGAATGCGAAGCGCACGCTGTGGGGCGCGCTCAACCCGCGCACCGGCCACCGCATCGTCACGGCCAGCCGCGGCTGCACTCAGGAGGCCTTCATGGACTTCCTCCGGGCGCTGCGCCGCGCCTACCCGGGCCGCCCCATTCTCCTGCTGCTCGACCGCGCCAGCTGCCACACCGCCCAGAAGGCCCAGGCGCTCGCCAAGCGCCTCGACATCCACCTTCTGTGGCTGCCCAAGCAGCACCCGGAGCTCAGCTGCATGGACCAGCTGTGGCGCGCCCTCAAGCAGTACGTGTCCTCCAACCGCCAGTACCCGGGCATCGAGCTGCACGTCGATGCCGCCGTCCTCTGGCTGCTGTCCCTCACGCGCACCGAAGCCCTCCGTAAGGCGGGCGCCTTGGCGAAGGGCTTCTGGCTGCGCGATTTGTTAGAGAACTTCTGGCTACCTACTTAG